The genomic DNA ATAATCGTCGGCCACGTCGCCCGCGGCGAATACGCCCTCGACACTGGTGTCCGTTCGAAATCGCGTGGTCCATTGGATGTAACCTTTTTCGTTGGTCACCACTTGGCCTTTTAAGAATGCCGTATTGGGCGTGTGGCCAATCGCTAAAAACACGCCGCTGGCGGGCAATTCTTTGTGGGCCGCATCGCATTTTTCTGCATCGGTGCAACGCAGCCGCACGCCGGTGACGCCGTCTTTATCGTTGCCCACCACTTCCGCCAATTCGTGATTCCACTCCAGGTGAATTTTCTCGTTATCCATGGCTCGCTCTTGCATAATTTTGCTGGCTCGGAGCTTATCGCGGCGGTGGACCATATGCACTTTGGAAGCATACTTGGTGAGATAGGTAGCTTCCTCGACGGCCGAATCGCCGCCGCCAATCACGATCAGCGGCTTATTGCGGAAACGCGGCAAGGCGCCATCGCACACCGCACAAGCGCTGACGCCCCGGTTTTTGAACTTTTCCTCCGAGGGCAGACCCAAATAATTGGCACGCGCGCCGGTGGCGATAATTAGCGTGTGTGCTTCGGTCTGCATTTTTTCGAGTGAGTGAATGACAAACGGGCGGTGTTTCAAATCAACTTCCACTACGTCGTCGGTAATGATGCGCGTGCCGAAGTTGAACGCTTGTTGCCGCATCAATTCCATCAGCTCCGGCCCAGTCACGGCGTGCTTTTCCTCCAGCACGTTCAAATATTGCAACCGTTCCGGCGATAAGGCGGTGCCGACGAAGTGCTTTAGCTCTCCGGAAGGAAAGCCGGCATAATTTTCCACTTCGGTCGTCAAGGCCAACTGACCCAGCGGCAAGGTGCCATTCAGGCGATTTTCTTCTGTGACGGCACCTTCAAAAACCAGCGGCTTAAGTTCCGCTCGGGCCGCATAAATGGCTGCCGACCAAGCGGCCGGTCCACTGCCAATAATCACAACTTTTTCCGCCACAGGTTAGCTCCTTCGCAAATTATATTGAACCGCAGAGACACGGAGTCGCGGAGAATACATTTATGTTCTTCAAGCCGGCAATTATAGGGAACTCCGTCAAGGCGTCCACCGGCATTCAACTTGTCGCAAGCGAATGGGTCGGTTATTCTGTCGACGGAGTGGTTTTCTCTGTGTCTCCGCGTCTCTGCGGTGAATTCTTCCGTCTGAACGAAAGTCGATTGAATGCACGCCATGCCGGTGATGATTGTCGTTCTGTGCTGTTTAGCGATTGCATTTCGCTTCTACAGCAAATTTCTGGCCAGGAAAGTTGCCGTGCTGGACGACAGCCGCGTGACGCCGGCCCATACCATGTATGACGGCCAAAATTACGATCCCACGAACAAATGGGTATTGTTCGGCCATCATTTTGCCGCAATTTCCGGCGCGGGTCCACTGATTGGGCCCGTGCTGGCGATTC from Pirellulales bacterium includes the following:
- a CDS encoding FAD-dependent oxidoreductase, translating into MAEKVVIIGSGPAAWSAAIYAARAELKPLVFEGAVTEENRLNGTLPLGQLALTTEVENYAGFPSGELKHFVGTALSPERLQYLNVLEEKHAVTGPELMELMRQQAFNFGTRIITDDVVEVDLKHRPFVIHSLEKMQTEAHTLIIATGARANYLGLPSEEKFKNRGVSACAVCDGALPRFRNKPLIVIGGGDSAVEEATYLTKYASKVHMVHRRDKLRASKIMQERAMDNEKIHLEWNHELAEVVGNDKDGVTGVRLRCTDAEKCDAAHKELPASGVFLAIGHTPNTAFLKGQVVTNEKGYIQWTTRFRTDTSVEGVFAAGDVADDYYRQAITSAGTGCMAALDAERWLSAKGIH